DNA sequence from the Candidatus Cetobacterium colombiensis genome:
TAGCTTATATAGGACATCAAATTAGTAGTATAGTTGAGATGTTCACTTGGTAAGACATCAAAAGGAGAGATAAATGTTAGATAAACAACAGTTAGAAACAAAATTATGGGCAGTGGCCAATGAACTTAGAGGAAACATGGATGCTAACGAATATAAAAACTATATATTAGGTTTTATATTCTATAAGTATCTATCTGAAAAAATAGAAAAATTTGCTAATGAAATATTAGAAGCTGATGAAATTAGTTTTTATGAAGCTTGGGAAGATGATGAACTGAGAGAGGAATTAAAAGAGGAGTGTCTAGATGAATTAGGATATTTCTTAGAGCCTGATTATCTTTTCCACAACATTGTAGAAGAAGCTATCAATGGCGGATTTATAATTGATAAATTGGATAAGGGATTAAAATATATAGAGCAATCAGCTCTTGGACACAGTAGTGAAAAAGAGTTTGTCCATGTATTTGATGATGTGGATTTACAATCAACAAAACTTGGAAGAACAGTTGAAGCTAAAAATACACTAATTTCTAGCGTTATAAAACATTTATCTGAGATAGATTTTGAGCTGGGAAATGGAGAGAGAGATATTTTAGGAGATGCCTATGAGTACTTAATTGCACAATTTGCAAGTAGTGCTGGGAAAAAAGCTGGAGAGTTTTATACACCTCAGCAAGTTTCAAAAATATTATCTAAAATTGTAACTTTAGGAAAAGATAGAGTTAAATCTGTTTATGACCCAACTTGTGGTTCTGGATCACTTTTACTTCGTGTTGCTAAAGAAACAAATATATCAGATTATTATGGACAGGAATTAAACCAAACAACTTATAACCTGGCTATAATGAACATGATACTTCATGATGTTAAGCCATCAGATTTCCACATAGAGCAAGGGGATACTTTAGAAGATGATAGACATATTGGAAAAAAGTTTGAAGCTATTGTTGCAAATCCACCTTTTTCTGCAAACTGGACAGCAGCAGCAAAGTTTTTAGATGATGAACGATTCTCTGAATATGGAAAGTTAGCTCCTAAAACAAAGGCGGATTTTGCTTTTGTTCAACATATGTTGTCTCACTTAGAAGAGAATGGAACTATGGCAACTGTTTTACCCCATGGAGTTTTATTCCGTGGAGCAGCAGAAGGAGTTATAAGAGAGTACTTAATAAAAGAGAAAAACTATTTAGATGCTGTTATTGGACTACCAGCAAATATTTTCTATGGAACATCTATTCCAACTTGTATCTTAGTATTTAAGAAAACTAGAAAGCATTCAGACAATATTCTATTTATAGATGCATCTAATGATTTTGAAAAAGTTAAGACTCAAAATGTTTTAAGAGAAGAGGATATTGAAAAAATAATTACGACTCTTTCTGAAAGAAAAGCTGTTGAAAAATATTCTCATATTGCAAGTTTAAATGAGATTGCAGAAAATGATTACAATTTAAATATTCCAAGATATGTTGATACTTTTGAAGAGGAAGAAGAGATTGATTTAGACGAGATTGTATCTAAATTAGATAGTCTAGGAGAGAGAAAAATATCTGTGGCAGAAAGCTTGAAAAAATATTGTGATGAGCTTAATATAAAAGCTCCAAAGTTATAGGAGTGTTCTATGGAGTTACAAAAAAATAGTCATATCTATGATGAAATAAAAAGTCTTTTGGAAAATGCTAGAAAAAAAGTTCTATCCACGGTAAATTCAACAATGACTATGACATATTTTTTAATTGGAAAAAAGATTG
Encoded proteins:
- a CDS encoding type I restriction-modification system subunit M; amino-acid sequence: MLDKQQLETKLWAVANELRGNMDANEYKNYILGFIFYKYLSEKIEKFANEILEADEISFYEAWEDDELREELKEECLDELGYFLEPDYLFHNIVEEAINGGFIIDKLDKGLKYIEQSALGHSSEKEFVHVFDDVDLQSTKLGRTVEAKNTLISSVIKHLSEIDFELGNGERDILGDAYEYLIAQFASSAGKKAGEFYTPQQVSKILSKIVTLGKDRVKSVYDPTCGSGSLLLRVAKETNISDYYGQELNQTTYNLAIMNMILHDVKPSDFHIEQGDTLEDDRHIGKKFEAIVANPPFSANWTAAAKFLDDERFSEYGKLAPKTKADFAFVQHMLSHLEENGTMATVLPHGVLFRGAAEGVIREYLIKEKNYLDAVIGLPANIFYGTSIPTCILVFKKTRKHSDNILFIDASNDFEKVKTQNVLREEDIEKIITTLSERKAVEKYSHIASLNEIAENDYNLNIPRYVDTFEEEEEIDLDEIVSKLDSLGERKISVAESLKKYCDELNIKAPKL